One segment of Micromonospora parathelypteridis DNA contains the following:
- a CDS encoding GH92 family glycosyl hydrolase, whose amino-acid sequence MSHSPHARSLSPRLIAATTAALLPLGLLVAAPLAQAAPNSATPGNFSSSFESADPQPATSTVELGANGKPVQANLSGKVTTLPGSLLGQVSTVTASAEYPPNEIAANLKDDDPSTKWLMFESSGWVTYQLATPAKVVRYSLTAANDAPTRDPKDFVVQGSNDGSTWTDLDKRAGEKFSGRFATKTYSFTNTNAYGYYRLNVTANSGDSIVQLADWNISDGSNVRPPATPMVSEATAGPNGGYTTKPDVGFTGLSALRYAGGAEGNGRSYATNKLFDVNVPVGPKTRLSYKLFPEFTSGDARYPSTYAAVDLHFTDGSYLSGRSPVDQHGYPLTGPGQGASKVLYADQWNLVQADLGTVARGKTIDRILLAYDNPQATGETRFQGWLDDIELTAAPVPIDGSKLTNYVDTRRGTNSTSGFSRGNNLPITSVPNGFNFFTPVTDATSDSWEYEYHRINNEANLPMLQGLAISHEPSPWMGDRNQMSVMPVVGGGSFTGEPASRALAFSHDDETAQPDLYRVALQNGLIAEMSPTDHAGIMRFTFPSGQATGSLVFHNGTFTIGADGTFTGWVDNGSGLSAGRSRMFVSGAFDRAPTASAATSATFDVSASREVTMRLATSFLSVEQARRNLDLEVTGRSFDQIHAAATAAWKDRLGRVEVRGATEAQLVTMYSNLYRLNLYPNSQSENTGTAAAPRWQYASPVSAPTGASTPTQTGAKIVDGQIYVNNGFWDTYRTVWPAYALLYPDIAAKISDGFVQHYRDGGWIARWSSPGYADLMTGTSANVALAQAYLTGVKLPDPLAAYNAAVKDATVASGRGAVGRKGIETSLFLGYTPTSTGESVSWALEGFINDYGIGNMGAALAKDPATPKSERARLKEESRYFLERAQNYVHLFDPKTKLFQGRDAAGNFLAGDPLDWGGVYTETNGWNFAFTAQQDGQGLANLYGGQKALRDKLDAFFSTPENADRPGGYGGIIHEMIEARAVRMGQLGMSNQPSHHIPYMYNFAGAPAKTQAAVREILRRLYVGSEIGQGYLGDEDNGEMSSWYILSSLGIYPLQAGSSQWAIGSPQFTKMTVHRRSGDIVVNAPNNSNRNVYVQDVKVNGKKQRSLSLDVAALAKGGTIDFQMGPNPSSWGSGKNDAPPSLTKGDKAPEPLQDTTGPGLGTATATDGQDASKLFDDSSTTQLTFTSATPQINWAFRGGKQKPTYYTVTSGASAGDPADWRLQGSNDGITWTTVDSRKDQVFPWRNQTRPYTIDKPGRFTQFRLAVTKTVGAAQTNVAEIELLAGGDLDLGGGDITVTAAGSVHAMSGVPVSGPLATVTGGTASGYQATIDWGDGTPVTEGTVTLSSRAVYSIGGSHTYATPGYHQASVTVTDGESQSSATVGVEVGYAPNSGLTAAFDTVCVGDEGVLAADCDAKSWAYSRAALAAGGATQGQRQQVPGTALQFTLPVIPAGQPDNATGNGATIVLDLPDDARSISFVGAGTQGNQSTTGTATFSDGTTASIPIQLSDWTLGGNPNGTPSYGNIVVAKTAYRLYGTSRDGAQPFLFATAPYQIPAGKTLVSVTLPTQTGDPRSAGRIHVFAVANDGTPAPALTTVAPKDQTASAGQDLAANLGSVTGGVPGSTGYHARVQWGDGTAPDDVTIGASGAMSGQHTYAREGTYTVRVTAWDTLSSSTGSFTVTVAGGRSQPAIALSAASTVTTGAAITVDGSGFAAGEQVTVTVGTNPARTTKVTASKAGTVRASVATSGDAQPGRYAVTATGTSSRTPATATVQVTEQQVARTYQPRVALTTLSGPRATSITIDGSGFAPNEAVTITFGNGLAVSTVRANGDGVVSGATISVPGAAKAGATSVTLTGATSATTVARPFTVTG is encoded by the coding sequence ATGTCGCATTCCCCCCATGCGCGTTCCCTGTCACCCCGACTGATCGCCGCGACAACAGCCGCCCTGCTACCGCTGGGACTGCTCGTCGCCGCGCCCCTGGCCCAGGCCGCTCCCAATTCGGCAACGCCCGGCAACTTCAGCTCCTCGTTCGAGTCGGCCGACCCGCAACCCGCCACCAGCACTGTGGAGCTTGGCGCGAACGGAAAGCCGGTCCAGGCGAACCTCAGCGGTAAGGTCACCACGCTGCCCGGCAGTCTGCTCGGCCAGGTCAGCACCGTGACCGCGAGCGCCGAGTACCCGCCGAACGAGATCGCCGCGAACCTCAAGGACGACGACCCGTCGACCAAGTGGCTCATGTTCGAGTCGAGCGGGTGGGTGACCTACCAGCTCGCCACGCCCGCGAAGGTGGTGCGCTACTCGCTGACGGCGGCCAACGACGCACCGACCCGGGACCCCAAGGACTTCGTCGTGCAGGGGTCCAACGACGGCAGCACGTGGACCGACCTGGACAAGCGAGCCGGCGAGAAGTTCAGCGGCCGCTTCGCCACCAAGACCTACAGCTTCACCAACACGAACGCCTACGGCTACTACCGGCTGAACGTCACGGCGAACTCCGGTGACTCGATCGTGCAGCTCGCCGACTGGAACATCAGCGACGGCTCGAACGTCCGCCCGCCGGCCACGCCGATGGTCAGCGAAGCCACCGCCGGCCCGAACGGCGGCTACACCACGAAGCCGGACGTCGGATTCACCGGACTGTCGGCGCTGCGCTACGCAGGCGGTGCCGAGGGCAACGGCCGCTCGTACGCGACCAACAAGCTGTTCGACGTCAACGTCCCGGTCGGCCCGAAGACCCGGCTGTCGTACAAGCTCTTCCCCGAGTTCACCAGTGGGGACGCCCGGTACCCGTCCACCTACGCCGCCGTCGACCTGCACTTCACCGACGGCAGCTACCTGAGTGGGCGCTCGCCCGTCGACCAGCACGGCTACCCGCTGACGGGCCCCGGCCAGGGCGCCTCGAAGGTGCTCTACGCCGACCAGTGGAACCTGGTGCAGGCCGACCTCGGCACCGTCGCACGCGGCAAGACGATCGACCGCATCCTGCTCGCGTACGACAACCCGCAGGCCACCGGGGAGACCCGGTTCCAGGGCTGGCTCGACGACATCGAGCTGACCGCCGCACCGGTGCCGATCGACGGCTCGAAGCTGACCAACTACGTCGACACCCGGCGCGGCACCAACTCGACGTCCGGATTCTCGCGCGGCAACAACCTGCCGATCACCTCGGTGCCGAACGGCTTCAACTTCTTCACGCCGGTGACCGACGCGACCTCCGACTCGTGGGAGTACGAGTACCACCGGATCAACAACGAGGCGAACCTGCCCATGCTGCAGGGCCTCGCGATCTCCCACGAGCCCAGCCCGTGGATGGGTGACCGCAACCAGATGTCGGTCATGCCGGTCGTCGGCGGCGGATCCTTCACCGGCGAGCCCGCCAGCCGTGCGCTCGCCTTCAGCCACGACGACGAGACGGCACAGCCGGACCTCTACCGGGTCGCGCTGCAGAACGGCCTGATCGCGGAGATGTCGCCCACCGATCACGCCGGGATCATGCGATTCACCTTCCCGTCCGGGCAGGCGACCGGAAGCCTCGTCTTCCACAACGGCACGTTCACCATCGGCGCGGACGGCACCTTCACCGGCTGGGTCGACAACGGCAGCGGCCTGTCGGCCGGTCGGAGCCGGATGTTCGTGTCCGGTGCCTTCGACCGTGCCCCGACGGCATCCGCCGCGACGTCGGCCACCTTCGACGTCTCCGCGAGCCGGGAGGTGACGATGCGCCTGGCGACGTCGTTCCTCTCCGTCGAGCAGGCGCGCCGGAACCTGGACCTGGAGGTCACCGGTAGGAGCTTCGACCAGATCCACGCCGCCGCTACGGCCGCGTGGAAGGACCGGCTCGGCCGGGTCGAGGTGCGGGGCGCCACCGAGGCGCAGCTGGTCACGATGTACTCGAACCTGTACCGGCTGAACCTCTACCCGAACTCGCAGTCGGAGAACACCGGCACCGCCGCCGCACCCCGCTGGCAGTACGCCAGCCCGGTCTCGGCGCCGACCGGCGCATCGACCCCCACGCAGACCGGCGCGAAGATCGTCGACGGGCAGATCTACGTCAACAACGGTTTCTGGGACACCTACCGCACCGTGTGGCCCGCCTACGCCCTGCTGTACCCGGACATCGCCGCCAAGATCTCCGACGGGTTCGTCCAGCACTACCGCGACGGCGGCTGGATCGCCCGTTGGTCTTCCCCCGGCTACGCCGACCTGATGACCGGCACCAGCGCCAACGTGGCCCTGGCCCAGGCGTACCTCACCGGGGTCAAACTGCCCGACCCGCTCGCGGCGTACAACGCGGCCGTCAAGGACGCGACCGTCGCGTCCGGGCGCGGTGCGGTCGGACGCAAGGGCATCGAGACCTCACTGTTCCTCGGCTACACACCGACCTCCACCGGGGAGTCGGTGTCGTGGGCGCTGGAGGGCTTCATCAACGACTACGGCATCGGCAACATGGGTGCGGCCCTCGCCAAGGACCCGGCCACGCCGAAGTCGGAGCGTGCCCGGCTCAAGGAGGAGTCGCGGTACTTCCTGGAGCGGGCCCAGAACTACGTCCACCTCTTCGACCCGAAGACGAAGCTCTTCCAGGGTCGCGACGCCGCCGGCAACTTCCTCGCCGGTGACCCGCTGGACTGGGGTGGCGTCTACACCGAGACCAACGGGTGGAACTTCGCGTTCACCGCACAGCAGGACGGTCAGGGCCTCGCCAACCTGTACGGCGGGCAGAAGGCGCTGCGGGACAAGCTCGACGCCTTCTTCTCCACCCCGGAGAACGCCGACCGCCCCGGCGGGTACGGCGGCATCATCCACGAGATGATCGAGGCGCGCGCGGTGCGGATGGGCCAGCTCGGCATGAGCAACCAGCCGTCGCACCACATCCCGTACATGTACAACTTCGCCGGCGCGCCGGCCAAGACCCAGGCGGCGGTACGGGAGATCCTGCGCCGCCTCTACGTCGGCAGCGAGATCGGCCAGGGCTACCTGGGCGACGAGGACAACGGCGAGATGTCGTCGTGGTACATCCTCAGCTCGTTGGGCATCTACCCCCTGCAGGCCGGGTCGTCCCAGTGGGCCATCGGCTCGCCGCAGTTCACCAAGATGACCGTGCACCGGCGCAGCGGCGACATCGTCGTCAACGCGCCGAACAACAGCAACCGCAACGTCTACGTGCAGGACGTGAAGGTCAACGGCAAGAAGCAGCGCAGCCTGTCCCTGGATGTGGCCGCGCTCGCCAAGGGCGGCACCATCGACTTCCAGATGGGCCCCAACCCGTCGTCGTGGGGCAGCGGCAAGAACGACGCGCCGCCGTCGCTGACCAAGGGTGACAAGGCGCCGGAGCCGTTGCAGGACACCACCGGCCCCGGTCTCGGCACCGCGACCGCGACCGACGGTCAGGACGCGTCGAAGCTGTTCGACGACTCGTCGACCACGCAGCTCACCTTCACCTCGGCGACGCCGCAGATCAACTGGGCCTTCCGGGGCGGCAAGCAGAAGCCGACCTACTACACCGTCACGTCCGGGGCGAGTGCGGGCGATCCGGCCGACTGGCGGCTGCAGGGTTCCAACGACGGCATCACCTGGACCACTGTGGACTCGCGCAAGGACCAGGTGTTCCCGTGGCGTAACCAGACCCGGCCCTACACGATCGACAAGCCGGGCCGGTTCACGCAGTTCCGTCTCGCGGTGACGAAGACCGTCGGCGCCGCGCAGACCAACGTGGCCGAGATCGAGCTGCTCGCCGGGGGCGACCTCGACCTCGGGGGAGGCGACATCACGGTGACCGCCGCGGGCAGCGTGCACGCGATGTCCGGCGTACCGGTCTCGGGGCCGCTGGCCACCGTCACCGGCGGCACCGCCAGCGGTTACCAGGCCACGATCGACTGGGGTGACGGCACGCCGGTCACCGAGGGCACCGTGACGCTGAGCTCGCGGGCCGTGTACAGCATCGGTGGGTCGCACACCTACGCCACGCCGGGCTACCACCAGGCGAGCGTCACGGTGACCGACGGGGAGAGCCAGAGCTCCGCGACGGTCGGCGTCGAGGTGGGGTACGCCCCGAACTCCGGTCTCACCGCCGCGTTCGACACCGTCTGCGTCGGTGACGAAGGGGTTCTCGCGGCGGACTGCGACGCCAAGTCGTGGGCGTACTCGCGGGCGGCCCTGGCGGCGGGCGGCGCGACCCAGGGTCAGCGGCAGCAGGTCCCCGGAACGGCGCTGCAGTTCACGCTGCCGGTGATCCCGGCCGGGCAGCCGGACAACGCCACCGGTAACGGTGCGACGATCGTGCTCGACCTTCCGGACGACGCCAGGAGCATCTCCTTCGTCGGCGCCGGAACGCAGGGCAACCAGAGCACCACCGGCACGGCGACGTTCAGCGACGGCACCACGGCCAGCATCCCGATCCAGCTGAGTGACTGGACGCTGGGCGGCAACCCCAACGGCACCCCGTCGTACGGCAACATCGTCGTCGCGAAGACGGCGTACCGGCTGTACGGCACGAGCCGGGACGGCGCCCAGCCGTTCCTGTTCGCCACCGCGCCGTACCAGATCCCGGCGGGCAAGACGCTGGTGTCGGTGACCCTGCCGACGCAGACCGGCGACCCCCGCTCGGCGGGCCGGATCCACGTGTTCGCCGTCGCCAACGACGGCACGCCGGCCCCGGCACTCACCACCGTCGCCCCGAAGGACCAGACGGCGAGCGCCGGTCAGGATCTCGCGGCGAACCTCGGCTCGGTGACTGGCGGCGTTCCCGGTTCGACGGGCTACCACGCCCGCGTCCAGTGGGGTGACGGCACGGCACCGGACGACGTGACGATCGGTGCGTCCGGTGCGATGAGCGGGCAGCACACCTACGCGCGGGAGGGCACCTACACGGTGCGCGTCACCGCGTGGGACACGCTGTCGAGCAGCACCGGGTCCTTCACCGTGACCGTGGCGGGTGGCAGGTCCCAGCCGGCGATCGCGCTGTCGGCCGCCAGCACCGTCACCACCGGTGCGGCGATCACCGTCGACGGCAGCGGGTTCGCGGCCGGCGAGCAGGTGACCGTCACCGTCGGCACCAACCCGGCACGGACCACGAAGGTCACGGCGTCCAAGGCGGGAACGGTTCGCGCCTCGGTCGCGACGTCGGGTGACGCGCAGCCCGGCCGGTACGCGGTCACCGCGACGGGAACGTCCTCCCGTACGCCGGCCACGGCAACCGTCCAGGTGACCGAGCAGCAGGTCGCGCGGACGTACCAGCCGCGGGTGGCGTTGACGACCCTCTCCGGGCCGCGCGCCACGTCGATCACGATCGACGGTTCCGGGTTCGCACCGAACGAGGCGGTCACGATCACCTTCGGCAACGGCCTCGCGGTCAGCACCGTGCGCGCGAATGGTGACGGCGTCGTCTCGGGCGCGACGATCAGCGTCCCGGGTGCGGCGAAGGCGGGCGCGACCAGCGTCACGCTGACCGGTGCCACCTCCGCGACGACGGTGGCCCGACCGTTCACCGTCACCGGCTAG
- a CDS encoding TetR/AcrR family transcriptional regulator translates to MTAEPPVPASSDTAPPSGEPARRRRRDASETRQLLLDAARRRFAQDGYAATTVRDIADDAGVNVALISRYFASKEGLFEECLRAAGDELRRTTGQTPADRVPEAIARHIADLGAAGLSSQLALLLRSSGDARADEIRRAVLARSSEQLAAARGWRREEPGSDQILLRAQMALAAGIGVAVLRSSIRLEPLSSATEQDLVGPLRDLVDALLPPR, encoded by the coding sequence GTGACAGCAGAACCGCCCGTCCCCGCGAGCAGTGACACTGCCCCACCATCGGGCGAACCGGCCCGCCGTCGGCGCCGCGACGCGAGCGAAACCCGGCAGCTCCTGCTCGACGCCGCCCGCCGGCGCTTCGCCCAGGATGGCTATGCGGCCACCACGGTCCGGGACATCGCCGACGACGCGGGCGTCAACGTCGCGCTCATCAGCCGCTACTTCGCCTCCAAGGAGGGCCTGTTCGAGGAGTGCCTGCGGGCCGCAGGCGACGAGCTGCGCCGAACGACCGGCCAGACGCCCGCCGACCGCGTCCCCGAGGCCATCGCCCGGCACATCGCCGACCTCGGCGCGGCGGGATTGTCCAGCCAGCTCGCGCTGCTGTTGCGGTCGTCCGGGGACGCGCGGGCCGACGAGATCCGGCGCGCCGTCCTGGCCCGTTCCAGCGAACAGTTGGCGGCGGCCCGCGGGTGGCGCCGCGAGGAGCCGGGCAGTGACCAGATCCTGCTCCGCGCCCAGATGGCGCTCGCCGCCGGCATCGGAGTCGCGGTGCTGCGCTCGTCGATCCGGCTGGAGCCGCTGAGCTCCGCCACCGAACAGGACCTGGTCGGCCCCCTGCGGGACCTGGTGGACGCACTGCTGCCACCGCGCTGA
- a CDS encoding MFS transporter has protein sequence MTPVLRILVSQQTFTSSFGDLMTHTIQEPTHVDSTAGTVPRANSTLLVLYLSLGGLAFAVLQSLVAPALSTIGGDLRVSTGDISWVLTAYLLAASVLTPILGRLGDMVGKRRVLIGVLAALAAGTLLAALAPNLTVLIVARALQGAAGAILPLSIGIVRDELPREKVGVTVGLLSAIFGVGAGVGIVAAGPIVENLSWHWLFWLPLVLVVVALLGAIFGMPESRVRTPGRLDMLGAGILSVALVALLLAVSKGQAWGWGETKTIGLFVLGVVALIVFVLVELRVREPLIDMRLMRIRGVWATDLVALILGFAMFGTFVLVPTLLQLPAATGYGFGKTVSQAGLFLLPTVLMMVVFGPLAGLLDRRFGPKVPMFLGAVAVVVAFVLPALAHGAAWQVLLSGVLTGAGIGLAFAAMSNAIIESVPAGQTGEASGVNTIARTIGSSIGAAVVAAVITSHSTPQGLPTDEAFTAGFWVCAGVAVLAVFASLALPSARRRHQQAVAAGVDDLPPEPVELHLPHRHH, from the coding sequence ATGACCCCGGTGCTGCGGATACTGGTAAGTCAGCAAACGTTTACATCTAGTTTCGGGGATCTCATGACCCACACCATCCAGGAGCCGACCCACGTCGACTCCACGGCCGGCACCGTCCCGCGGGCCAACAGCACCCTCCTGGTGCTGTACCTGTCGCTGGGCGGCCTGGCGTTCGCGGTGCTGCAGTCGCTGGTGGCGCCCGCCCTGTCGACCATCGGAGGGGACCTGAGAGTCTCGACCGGGGACATCAGCTGGGTGCTCACCGCCTACCTGTTGGCAGCCTCGGTCCTGACTCCCATTCTCGGCCGTCTCGGTGACATGGTCGGCAAGCGCAGGGTCCTCATCGGCGTCCTCGCCGCGCTCGCCGCCGGCACCCTGCTCGCCGCCCTGGCTCCCAACCTGACCGTGCTGATCGTCGCGCGGGCGCTGCAGGGAGCCGCCGGAGCGATCCTGCCCCTGTCGATCGGCATCGTCCGCGACGAACTTCCCCGGGAAAAGGTCGGCGTCACCGTCGGCCTGCTGTCGGCGATCTTCGGTGTCGGCGCCGGCGTCGGAATCGTGGCCGCGGGCCCGATCGTGGAGAACCTGTCGTGGCACTGGCTGTTCTGGCTGCCGCTGGTCCTCGTCGTCGTCGCGTTGCTCGGGGCCATCTTCGGGATGCCCGAGTCACGGGTCCGCACGCCCGGACGGCTCGACATGCTCGGCGCCGGCATCCTGTCGGTGGCGCTGGTCGCACTGCTGCTGGCGGTGAGCAAGGGACAAGCCTGGGGTTGGGGTGAGACGAAGACCATCGGCCTGTTCGTGCTCGGTGTGGTCGCGCTGATCGTGTTCGTCCTGGTCGAACTGCGGGTACGCGAGCCGCTCATCGACATGCGTCTGATGCGCATTCGCGGTGTCTGGGCCACGGACCTCGTCGCCCTGATCCTCGGCTTCGCGATGTTCGGGACGTTCGTGCTCGTGCCGACCCTGCTCCAACTTCCGGCGGCCACCGGCTACGGGTTCGGCAAGACGGTGTCCCAGGCGGGCCTGTTCCTGCTGCCCACCGTCCTGATGATGGTGGTCTTCGGACCCCTCGCGGGTCTGCTGGACCGTCGCTTCGGCCCCAAGGTTCCGATGTTCCTCGGCGCGGTCGCCGTCGTCGTCGCGTTCGTGCTGCCCGCCCTCGCCCACGGCGCGGCCTGGCAGGTTCTGCTCTCCGGAGTGCTCACCGGCGCCGGAATCGGACTGGCGTTCGCGGCGATGTCCAACGCCATCATCGAGAGCGTGCCGGCCGGGCAGACCGGTGAGGCGAGCGGTGTCAACACCATCGCGCGGACCATCGGCAGCAGCATCGGCGCGGCGGTCGTCGCGGCCGTCATCACCTCGCACAGCACGCCGCAGGGCCTGCCCACCGACGAGGCCTTCACCGCCGGCTTCTGGGTCTGCGCCGGCGTCGCCGTCCTGGCTGTCTTCGCCTCGCTGGCCCTGCCCTCGGCACGCCGCCGCCACCAGCAGGCCGTCGCCGCCGGTGTCGACGACCTCCCGCCCGAGCCCGTCGAGCTGCACCTGCCGCACCGGCACCACTGA
- a CDS encoding histidine phosphatase family protein, which produces MTPTSLRLVAHGHTTALRRVRFGGTNDGLDEGGLRAALAQARTESGRRGHLRVDDACLSSPAAAARQTAEAFGLRPTIEAALADCDYGDWTGRSFEEIAAEQPQALHEWLSAPDSAPHGGESVATLRDRVGRWLDGQRAPGRRIIAVAHPLVIRVAVVHALDLPIATYRQLDVEPLAIIRLTSQGGRWQLRLTPPRAG; this is translated from the coding sequence GTGACCCCCACCAGCCTCCGGCTGGTCGCCCACGGTCACACCACCGCGCTGCGCCGGGTCCGGTTCGGCGGCACCAACGACGGCTTGGACGAGGGCGGCCTGCGTGCCGCCCTCGCCCAGGCCCGCACCGAATCGGGCCGGCGAGGGCACCTGCGCGTCGACGATGCCTGCCTGTCCAGTCCGGCGGCAGCCGCCCGACAGACCGCCGAGGCCTTCGGTCTGCGGCCCACCATCGAAGCCGCGTTGGCCGACTGTGACTACGGCGACTGGACCGGACGGTCGTTCGAGGAGATCGCCGCCGAGCAACCGCAGGCGTTGCACGAGTGGTTGTCCGCACCGGACTCCGCCCCCCACGGCGGCGAATCCGTGGCGACGTTACGAGACCGGGTCGGTCGCTGGCTGGACGGGCAACGCGCACCTGGCCGGCGGATCATCGCCGTCGCCCACCCGCTGGTGATCCGGGTCGCGGTGGTCCACGCCCTCGACCTGCCGATCGCGACGTACCGGCAGTTGGACGTGGAGCCGCTGGCGATCATCCGGCTCACCAGCCAGGGTGGGCGATGGCAGTTACGGCTGACCCCACCGCGAGCAGGGTGA
- a CDS encoding CbtA family protein yields MPLKATTAPPFLTVLVRGLLAGLIAGLLAGAFAYVAGEPHVEAAIAIEEAAATHVEPAAGGHNHEDALVSRTGQRGGLFLATGLFGAAMGGLLATAYVLLSRRRRTHDDGRVGLLLAGAALLGAVIVPFLKYPANPPAVGDPATINQRTVTYLLMVVLGLVAVWAGSLGYRAVGSEAPTWQRAAAAAGGFLLVTVVSYVVMPSFQEVPDDFPATLLWDFRLASLGTQVVLWTGIGLLFAALMHHDRRRRAAAALPST; encoded by the coding sequence GTGCCACTGAAAGCCACCACCGCTCCCCCGTTTCTCACCGTCCTCGTCCGTGGGCTGCTCGCCGGCCTGATCGCCGGCCTGCTCGCCGGGGCGTTCGCCTACGTCGCCGGTGAGCCGCACGTCGAGGCGGCCATCGCCATCGAGGAGGCGGCGGCGACGCACGTCGAGCCCGCTGCCGGTGGGCACAATCACGAGGATGCCCTGGTCAGCCGGACTGGTCAGCGCGGCGGCCTGTTCCTGGCCACCGGCCTGTTCGGCGCCGCGATGGGTGGCCTGCTGGCCACGGCGTACGTGCTGCTGTCCCGTCGGCGGCGGACCCACGACGACGGCCGGGTGGGCCTGCTGCTGGCCGGCGCGGCCCTGCTCGGCGCGGTGATCGTGCCGTTCCTGAAGTATCCGGCGAACCCGCCGGCCGTCGGCGACCCGGCCACCATCAACCAACGCACCGTCACCTACCTGCTGATGGTGGTGCTCGGCCTGGTGGCGGTGTGGGCGGGCTCGCTGGGCTACCGGGCGGTCGGCAGCGAGGCGCCCACGTGGCAACGTGCTGCTGCGGCCGCCGGCGGATTCCTGCTGGTCACCGTGGTGTCCTACGTGGTGATGCCCTCCTTCCAGGAGGTCCCGGACGACTTCCCGGCGACTCTGCTGTGGGACTTCCGGCTGGCCTCGCTCGGCACCCAGGTGGTGCTCTGGACCGGGATCGGCCTGCTGTTCGCGGCGCTGATGCACCACGACCGGCGTCGCCGGGCCGCCGCCGCGCTTCCGAGCACGTGA
- a CDS encoding CbtB domain-containing protein, translated as MSTSTSSQPLVHSAGSTRLLWTVLATVAVLSLLTYLVAFDQGAVSRSGMYLHELMHDGRHLLGVPCH; from the coding sequence ATGTCTACTTCCACGTCCAGCCAGCCGTTGGTGCACTCCGCTGGCAGCACGCGTCTCCTGTGGACGGTCCTGGCGACCGTTGCTGTGCTCAGCCTGTTGACCTACCTCGTCGCCTTCGATCAGGGGGCAGTCTCGCGCAGCGGCATGTACCTGCACGAGCTGATGCACGACGGTCGGCACCTGCTGGGTGTCCCGTGCCACTGA